In one Aromatoleum aromaticum EbN1 genomic region, the following are encoded:
- a CDS encoding dihydroorotase, with protein sequence MKIRIANGRVIDPANGLDDTRDMYLADGKIVAHGRVPEGFAAERTIDATGLVVAPGLIDLAARLREPGFEYRATLESEMDAAMAGGVTSLAIPPDTDPVLDEPGLVEMLCYRAKKLNRAHVYPVGALTIGLNGERLSEMAELVEAGCVAFGQANVPVVDSAVLLRAMQYAATFGFRVWLQPLAPFLSRGFAHDGEVATRLGLPGIPTAAETIALYAHIQLARATGARLHVTRLSSAEGLALIRQARADGLDVTCDVSINHLHLSEMDIGYFNSNCHLVPPLRSQRDRDALRQGLADGSIDALCSDHTPVDDNGKLTPFSESEAGATGLELLLPLTLKWAQETGLPLGQALARVTSDAARIVGITKAGHLGAGARADLCLFDPAAHTTVRRDTLRSQGKNTPFLGLELPGRVHYTLVEGQVMHEPS encoded by the coding sequence ATGAAGATTCGCATCGCCAATGGCCGCGTCATCGACCCGGCCAATGGACTCGACGACACGCGCGACATGTATCTCGCGGACGGCAAGATCGTCGCTCACGGGCGCGTACCCGAGGGCTTCGCTGCGGAACGCACGATCGACGCGACCGGGCTCGTCGTCGCCCCCGGCCTGATCGATCTGGCCGCGCGGCTGCGCGAGCCGGGCTTCGAATACCGCGCCACGCTCGAATCCGAAATGGACGCGGCGATGGCGGGCGGCGTCACGAGCCTCGCGATTCCGCCCGACACCGATCCGGTGCTCGACGAACCCGGCCTCGTCGAGATGCTGTGCTACCGCGCGAAGAAGCTGAACCGCGCGCACGTCTATCCGGTCGGCGCACTGACGATCGGGCTCAACGGCGAGCGCCTGTCGGAGATGGCCGAGCTCGTCGAAGCCGGCTGCGTCGCGTTCGGCCAGGCCAACGTCCCGGTCGTCGACAGCGCAGTGCTGTTGCGGGCGATGCAGTACGCCGCGACGTTCGGCTTCCGCGTCTGGCTGCAGCCACTCGCGCCTTTCCTGTCGCGCGGTTTCGCGCACGACGGTGAAGTCGCGACCCGCCTCGGTCTGCCGGGCATCCCGACCGCTGCGGAAACGATCGCGCTGTATGCCCACATCCAGCTCGCCCGCGCGACCGGCGCGCGCCTGCACGTGACGCGGCTGTCGAGCGCCGAAGGGCTCGCGCTGATCCGGCAGGCGCGCGCTGACGGGCTCGACGTCACCTGCGACGTGTCGATCAACCACCTGCACCTGTCCGAGATGGACATCGGCTACTTCAACAGCAACTGCCACCTCGTGCCGCCACTGCGCAGCCAGCGCGACCGCGACGCCTTGCGACAGGGGCTTGCCGACGGCAGCATCGATGCGCTGTGCTCCGACCATACGCCGGTCGACGACAACGGCAAGCTCACGCCGTTCAGCGAATCCGAGGCCGGTGCGACCGGCCTCGAACTGCTGCTGCCGCTGACGCTGAAGTGGGCGCAGGAAACGGGGCTGCCGCTGGGTCAGGCGCTCGCCCGCGTCACTTCGGATGCCGCACGCATCGTCGGCATCACGAAAGCCGGCCATCTCGGCGCGGGCGCGCGGGCCGACCTGTGCCTGTTCGATCCGGCCGCGCACACGACCGTGCGCCGCGACACGCTCCGCAGCCAGGGCAAGAACACGCCTTTCCTCGGGCTGGAACTGCCGGGACGGGTGCATTACACGCTGGTCGAAGGCCAGGTGATGCACGAGCCGAGCTGA
- a CDS encoding DUF167 domain-containing protein produces MDWLREAADGSLVLSLHVQPGAKKTEFVGPHGEAMKLRLAAPPVDGKANAALTVFLAAFCGVGRSAVSLLSGETSRAKRVRIEGAGSEALARLRALG; encoded by the coding sequence ATGGACTGGCTGCGTGAAGCTGCGGACGGCAGCCTCGTCCTGTCGCTGCATGTCCAGCCCGGCGCGAAGAAGACGGAATTCGTCGGTCCGCACGGCGAAGCGATGAAGCTGCGCCTCGCGGCACCGCCTGTCGATGGCAAGGCGAATGCCGCGCTGACGGTTTTTCTCGCCGCTTTCTGCGGTGTCGGCCGTTCAGCAGTGAGCCTTCTCAGTGGCGAAACCTCGCGCGCGAAACGCGTGCGGATCGAAGGGGCGGGCAGCGAAGCCCTCGCCCGCCTGCGCGCGCTCGGCTAG
- a CDS encoding YggT family protein, whose amino-acid sequence MLGNVLLLILNTAAGFLTLMLLARFFMQWQRVSFRNQIGQFVVATTDWVVRPLRRVIPGLMGIDFASLVPAWVLQTLMVFVELWVRGVPLDGSVAGLLLGVWGLGLLELLRMAIYLVIAVVLMSAVLSWVSPHAPAASVFHNLSAPFLRPFRRVIPPIANVDLSPLVLLLVLQIVLMIVSGLRGNFAALLVG is encoded by the coding sequence ATGCTCGGCAACGTGCTCCTCCTGATCCTCAACACCGCGGCGGGCTTCCTGACGCTGATGCTGCTCGCCCGCTTTTTCATGCAGTGGCAGCGGGTGTCGTTCCGCAACCAGATCGGCCAGTTCGTCGTCGCGACGACCGACTGGGTCGTCCGCCCGCTGCGCCGCGTGATTCCCGGCCTGATGGGGATCGACTTCGCGAGCCTCGTGCCGGCGTGGGTGCTGCAGACGCTGATGGTGTTCGTCGAGCTGTGGGTGAGGGGAGTGCCGCTCGACGGCAGCGTCGCCGGCCTGCTGCTCGGCGTCTGGGGGCTCGGCCTGCTGGAGCTGTTGCGCATGGCGATCTACCTGGTCATCGCCGTGGTGCTGATGTCGGCCGTGCTGTCGTGGGTCAGCCCGCACGCCCCGGCAGCATCGGTCTTCCACAATCTGTCGGCGCCGTTCCTGCGGCCGTTCCGCCGCGTGATCCCGCCGATCGCGAACGTCGACCTGTCGCCGCTGGTGCTGCTGCTGGTGCTGCAGATCGTGCTGATGATCGTCAGCGGGCTGCGCGGCAACTTTGCGGCGCTGCTGGTGGGCTGA
- the proC gene encoding pyrroline-5-carboxylate reductase, which translates to MKISFLGGGNMATALIGGLAERGFASADIQAVDLQADSRARLAERFGIRTAPAVDDEVLACDVVVLAVKPQQMKAAVAPLTGRLARQVVVSIAAGLRLADVGRWLGGYHRLVRAMPNTPALIGAGITGLYADPSVDAAGRESAERILGAVGSTVWIADEAQMDAVTAVSGSGPAYVFHFIEALEAAAVSLGFDAATARQLALDTVLGAAKLAAGADEAPAVLRERVTSKGGTTEAALASMASSGVFDAIVRAVHAANVRGRELGEQLGKD; encoded by the coding sequence ATGAAGATCAGTTTCCTCGGCGGCGGCAACATGGCGACCGCCCTGATCGGCGGCCTCGCCGAGCGCGGCTTTGCGAGCGCGGACATCCAGGCGGTCGACCTGCAGGCCGACAGCCGCGCGCGGCTCGCGGAGCGCTTCGGCATCCGCACGGCCCCGGCCGTCGATGACGAGGTGCTCGCATGCGACGTCGTCGTGCTGGCGGTCAAGCCGCAACAGATGAAGGCCGCCGTCGCGCCGCTGACCGGGCGCCTGGCGCGCCAGGTGGTCGTCAGCATCGCCGCCGGCCTGCGGCTCGCCGACGTCGGCCGCTGGCTCGGCGGCTACCATCGGCTGGTGCGCGCGATGCCGAACACGCCTGCGTTGATCGGCGCAGGCATCACCGGCCTGTATGCCGATCCGTCGGTCGATGCCGCCGGGCGCGAGTCGGCCGAGCGCATTCTCGGTGCCGTCGGCAGCACGGTGTGGATCGCGGACGAGGCGCAGATGGACGCGGTGACGGCCGTCTCCGGCAGCGGCCCGGCTTACGTTTTCCATTTCATCGAGGCGCTCGAAGCGGCGGCCGTCTCGCTCGGCTTCGATGCGGCAACCGCGCGGCAGCTGGCGCTCGATACCGTGCTCGGCGCGGCGAAGCTCGCCGCCGGCGCCGACGAGGCCCCCGCAGTGTTGCGCGAGCGCGTGACGTCGAAAGGCGGCACGACCGAGGCCGCGCTCGCGAGCATGGCGTCGTCGGGCGTGTTCGACGCGATCGTGCGCGCAGTGCACGCCGCGAACGTGCGCGGCCGCGAGCTCGGCGAACAGCTCGGAAAGGATTGA
- a CDS encoding YggS family pyridoxal phosphate-dependent enzyme, with protein sequence MTSISANLQAVRRRVAAAARASGRTPEDVALIAVSKTQPAQSVAEAAHAGQRLFGENYVREGVAKAAELHARQLEWHFIGPLQSNKTRPVATHFHWVHSVDRLKLAERLSEQRGDELPPLNVCIQVNVGGEASKSGVAPGEVPALAAAVAKLPRLALRGLMCIPEAGGDEALLRARFATLRQLRDRLNDAGLALDTLSMGMSDDLELAIAEGATMVRVGTAIFGARSVREEQA encoded by the coding sequence ATGACATCAATCTCCGCGAACTTGCAAGCCGTGCGCCGGCGTGTCGCGGCTGCGGCCCGGGCGTCGGGACGCACGCCGGAGGACGTCGCGCTGATCGCCGTCAGCAAGACGCAGCCGGCGCAATCCGTGGCTGAGGCTGCGCACGCCGGCCAGCGGCTGTTCGGCGAAAACTACGTCCGGGAAGGTGTGGCGAAAGCGGCCGAGCTGCACGCGCGGCAACTCGAGTGGCATTTCATCGGGCCGCTGCAGAGCAACAAGACACGCCCCGTCGCGACGCATTTCCACTGGGTCCACTCGGTCGACCGGCTCAAGCTCGCCGAACGGCTGTCGGAACAGCGCGGCGACGAGCTGCCGCCGCTGAACGTCTGCATCCAGGTGAATGTCGGCGGCGAGGCAAGCAAGAGCGGCGTCGCGCCCGGCGAAGTGCCGGCGCTCGCGGCGGCGGTCGCGAAGCTGCCGCGCCTGGCGCTGCGCGGCCTGATGTGCATTCCCGAGGCCGGGGGCGACGAAGCGCTGTTGCGCGCGCGCTTCGCGACGTTGAGGCAGCTGCGCGATCGCCTGAACGACGCGGGGCTTGCGCTCGACACGCTGTCGATGGGCATGTCGGACGACCTGGAACTCGCGATCGCCGAAGGGGCGACGATGGTGCGCGTGGGCACTGCAATTTTCGGCGCACGGAGCGTGCGCGAGGAGCAAGCATGA
- a CDS encoding type IV pilus twitching motility protein PilT, with protein MDITELLAFAVKNKASDLHLSSGLPPMIRVHGDVRRINLPPMEHKDVHSMVYDIMNDGQRKQFEEVLECDFSFAVPNLARFRVNAFNQNRGASAVFRTIPTKVLSLEELDAPKIFKEIANQPRGIVLVTGPTGSGKSTTLAAMVDYVNENDYGHILTIEDPIEFVHESKRCLINQREVARDTLSFNNALRSALREDPDVILVGELRDLETIRLALTGAETGHLVFGTLHTSSAAKTVDRIVDVFPAAEKDMVRAMLSESLRAVISQTLLKTKDGQGRVAAHEIMIGTPAIRNLIRENKIAQMYSAIQTGQAVGMQTLDQNLADLVRRNVVSVGEARLRAQNKDNFAG; from the coding sequence ATGGACATCACCGAACTGCTTGCCTTCGCGGTCAAGAACAAGGCATCCGACCTGCATCTGTCATCCGGACTGCCGCCGATGATCCGGGTGCATGGCGACGTACGGCGCATCAACCTGCCGCCGATGGAGCACAAGGACGTGCACTCGATGGTGTATGACATCATGAACGACGGCCAGCGCAAGCAGTTCGAGGAAGTGCTCGAATGCGACTTCTCGTTCGCGGTGCCGAACCTCGCGCGCTTCCGCGTCAATGCGTTCAACCAGAACCGCGGCGCCTCGGCGGTGTTCCGGACGATTCCGACGAAAGTGCTGAGCCTCGAGGAACTGGACGCGCCGAAGATCTTCAAGGAGATCGCGAACCAGCCGCGCGGCATCGTATTGGTCACCGGCCCGACCGGCTCGGGCAAGTCGACGACCCTCGCCGCGATGGTCGATTACGTCAATGAGAACGACTACGGCCACATCCTGACGATCGAGGATCCGATCGAATTCGTCCATGAATCGAAACGCTGCCTGATCAACCAGCGCGAAGTCGCCCGCGACACGCTGTCGTTCAACAACGCGCTGCGCTCGGCGCTGCGCGAAGACCCGGACGTGATCCTCGTCGGCGAGCTGCGCGACCTCGAGACGATCCGCCTCGCGCTGACCGGCGCCGAGACCGGCCACCTCGTGTTCGGCACGCTGCACACTTCGTCGGCGGCGAAGACCGTCGACCGGATCGTCGACGTCTTTCCGGCCGCCGAGAAGGACATGGTGCGCGCGATGCTGTCGGAGTCGCTGCGCGCGGTGATCTCGCAGACGCTCCTGAAGACCAAGGACGGCCAGGGCCGCGTCGCGGCGCACGAGATCATGATCGGCACTCCGGCGATCCGCAACCTGATCCGCGAGAACAAGATCGCGCAGATGTACTCGGCGATCCAGACCGGCCAGGCGGTGGGCATGCAGACGCTCGACCAGAACCTCGCCGACCTCGTGCGGCGCAACGTCGTGTCGGTCGGCGAAGCCAGGCTGCGCGCGCAGAACAAGGACAATTTCGCCGGCTGA
- a CDS encoding PilT/PilU family type 4a pilus ATPase — protein MERDQALKFMHDLLRLMVQKNGSDLFITAGFPPAIKVDGRVTPQSNQTLTAQHTTELARAIMNDRQAAEFESTKECNFAISPPGVGRFRANAFIQQGKVGLVLRTIAQTIPDFDELGMPAVLRDIAMAKRGLVIFVGGTGTGKTTSLAAMVDFRNEHSYGHIITVEDPIEYVHQHKNCIVTQREIGIDTDNWEAALKNTLRQAPDVILMGEIRDRETMDYAIAFAETGHLCLATLHANSANQAIDRIINFFPEDRRPQLLMDLSLNLRALISQRLLPLKERKGRVPAVEVLLNSPLIADLIFKGEVPGLKEVMKRSRELGMQTFDQSLFDLYEEERISYEDALRNADSVNDLRLQIKLHSKHGDKDLVSGIQHLGIV, from the coding sequence ATGGAACGCGATCAGGCCCTGAAGTTCATGCACGACCTGCTGCGGCTGATGGTGCAGAAAAATGGCTCGGACCTCTTCATCACCGCGGGCTTTCCGCCAGCAATCAAGGTGGACGGGCGCGTCACGCCGCAATCGAACCAGACGCTGACGGCGCAGCACACGACCGAGCTCGCGCGCGCGATCATGAACGACCGCCAGGCGGCCGAGTTCGAGTCGACGAAGGAATGCAACTTCGCGATCTCGCCGCCGGGCGTCGGGCGCTTCCGCGCCAACGCGTTCATTCAGCAAGGCAAAGTGGGCCTCGTGCTGCGCACGATCGCGCAGACGATCCCGGACTTCGACGAGCTCGGCATGCCGGCGGTGCTGCGCGACATCGCGATGGCCAAGCGTGGGCTGGTGATTTTCGTCGGCGGCACCGGCACCGGCAAGACGACGTCGCTCGCAGCGATGGTCGACTTCCGCAACGAACACTCGTACGGCCACATCATCACTGTCGAGGATCCGATCGAATACGTGCATCAGCACAAGAACTGCATCGTCACGCAGCGCGAGATCGGCATCGACACCGACAACTGGGAAGCGGCGCTGAAGAACACGCTGCGCCAGGCACCCGACGTGATCCTGATGGGCGAAATCCGCGATCGCGAGACGATGGACTACGCGATCGCGTTCGCCGAAACCGGCCACCTGTGCCTCGCGACGCTGCATGCGAACAGCGCGAACCAGGCGATCGACCGCATCATCAACTTCTTTCCCGAAGACCGCCGTCCGCAGCTCCTGATGGACCTGTCGCTGAACCTGCGCGCGCTGATCTCGCAGCGGCTGCTGCCGCTCAAGGAGCGCAAGGGCCGCGTGCCGGCGGTCGAAGTGCTGCTGAATTCGCCGCTGATCGCCGACCTGATCTTCAAGGGCGAAGTGCCGGGGCTCAAGGAAGTCATGAAGCGCTCGCGCGAGCTCGGCATGCAGACGTTCGACCAGAGCCTGTTCGACCTCTACGAGGAAGAGCGCATCAGCTACGAGGACGCGCTGCGCAACGCCGACTCGGTCAACGACCTGCGCCTGCAGATCAAGCTCCACAGCAAACACGGCGACAAGGACCTGGTGTCCGGCATCCAGCACCTCGGGATCGTGTGA
- a CDS encoding THUMP domain-containing class I SAM-dependent RNA methyltransferase, protein MSESFFSPCPRGLEPTLAEELATLGATSIAPTHGGVGFSGDWRVCYRANLESRLATRVMWRLAEGRYQSEEDIYRLAYGVTWAKWFTVDDTIRIHVTAKQSPLRSLEFITLRIKDAVCDHFRTVTGKRPSVDTANPAIRIHAFLTRDRVTLYLDTSGEPLYKRGFKPAAVEAPLKENLAAGILRLSGWQPGEALLDPMCGSGTFLIEAAQIALDIAPGLGRGFAFERFRHLDRAAWASIRQAAEARRQPPRQLKIYGSDIVGEQVRRARVNLQSAGLGDCVVLDRADFLKLEPPAESGVLVTNPPYGVRIGEAEELAALYPQFGDALKQRWSGWRCYFLTADPALPKLIGLKASKRTPLFNGALECRLFEYRMVAGSMRRKPAGGE, encoded by the coding sequence ATGTCAGAATCCTTTTTTTCCCCCTGTCCGCGCGGCCTCGAGCCGACGCTCGCCGAGGAACTCGCGACGCTCGGCGCCACGTCGATCGCACCGACGCATGGCGGAGTCGGTTTTTCCGGCGACTGGCGCGTGTGTTACCGCGCCAACCTCGAGAGCCGGCTCGCGACCCGCGTCATGTGGCGGCTCGCCGAAGGCCGCTACCAGAGCGAGGAGGATATCTATCGCCTCGCCTACGGCGTGACCTGGGCGAAGTGGTTCACCGTCGACGACACGATCCGCATCCATGTCACGGCGAAGCAGTCGCCGCTGCGCAGCCTCGAATTCATCACGCTGCGCATCAAGGATGCGGTGTGCGATCACTTCCGCACCGTGACCGGCAAGCGCCCGAGCGTCGATACCGCGAACCCCGCGATCCGCATCCACGCGTTCCTGACGCGCGACCGCGTCACGCTGTACCTCGATACCTCCGGCGAGCCGCTGTACAAGCGCGGCTTCAAGCCGGCTGCCGTCGAAGCGCCGCTGAAGGAAAACCTTGCCGCCGGCATTCTGCGGCTGTCAGGGTGGCAGCCGGGCGAGGCGCTGCTCGATCCGATGTGTGGCAGCGGCACTTTCCTGATCGAGGCGGCGCAGATCGCGCTGGATATCGCGCCCGGCCTCGGTCGCGGTTTCGCGTTCGAGCGCTTCCGCCACCTCGATCGCGCAGCGTGGGCGAGCATCCGGCAGGCAGCCGAGGCACGTCGCCAGCCGCCGCGGCAGCTGAAGATATACGGCTCGGACATCGTCGGCGAGCAGGTGCGGCGCGCGCGCGTCAATCTGCAGTCGGCAGGGCTCGGCGACTGCGTCGTCTTGGACCGCGCCGATTTCCTCAAGCTTGAACCGCCCGCCGAATCGGGCGTGCTGGTGACCAATCCGCCCTATGGTGTGCGCATCGGCGAGGCGGAAGAGCTGGCGGCGCTGTATCCGCAGTTCGGCGACGCGTTGAAGCAACGCTGGAGCGGCTGGCGCTGCTATTTCCTCACCGCCGACCCGGCGCTGCCCAAGCTGATCGGGCTCAAGGCGAGCAAGCGCACACCGCTCTTCAACGGCGCGCTCGAATGCCGGCTGTTCGAATACCGGATGGTCGCCGGCAGCATGCGGCGCAAGCCGGCCGGCGGCGAGTAG
- a CDS encoding CopD family protein, with protein MLVVKALHITFVVSWFAGLFYLPRLFVNHAMVEDAATRERLALMEHKLYRFMTPLGILAVVLGFWLWFGFGDRFGNAGWLHAKTLLVVFLIAYHLYCGRLMRDFAAGRNTRSHVWFRVFNEIPVLVLFAVVFLAVLKPF; from the coding sequence ATGCTGGTGGTCAAGGCGCTGCACATCACGTTCGTCGTCAGTTGGTTCGCGGGGCTGTTCTATCTGCCGCGCCTGTTCGTGAACCATGCGATGGTCGAGGATGCAGCGACGCGCGAGCGCCTCGCGCTGATGGAGCACAAGCTTTACCGGTTCATGACGCCGCTCGGCATCCTCGCGGTCGTGCTCGGCTTCTGGCTGTGGTTCGGCTTCGGCGACCGTTTCGGCAACGCCGGCTGGCTGCACGCCAAGACGCTGCTGGTGGTTTTCCTGATCGCCTACCACCTCTACTGCGGCAGGCTGATGCGCGATTTCGCTGCCGGGCGCAACACCCGCAGCCATGTCTGGTTCAGAGTGTTCAATGAAATACCCGTGCTGGTGCTGTTCGCGGTCGTCTTTCTCGCGGTGTTGAAGCCATTCTGA
- a CDS encoding SDR family oxidoreductase, translating to MKRILIVGSGDVAMRAIPWLAKRFRVYAVTRSPAACAALRSRGAIPLLADLDDRRSLARLAGIADVVLHFAPPPAHGIQDPRTAWLLAALAQRPSLPQRVIYISTTGVYGDCGGAWVGEASRCMPRTDRARRRVDAERRLRRFGRRCAVAVSILRAPGIYAAERLPLARLQRGEPVLLAAQDVHTNHIHADDLAQLACLAIFRGRPGRVYNAVDDTSMKMGDYFDFAADFFGVPRPPRMSRADIAAALSPMALSFMSESRRLSNERIRRELRARLKYPTVREGFAAARKTRGGNI from the coding sequence ATGAAGAGAATATTGATCGTCGGCAGCGGTGACGTTGCCATGCGGGCGATTCCGTGGCTGGCGAAACGCTTCCGCGTGTATGCCGTGACGCGCAGCCCTGCCGCGTGCGCCGCGCTCCGCTCCCGTGGCGCGATCCCGTTGCTCGCGGATCTCGACGACCGGCGCAGCCTCGCACGACTGGCCGGGATCGCCGACGTGGTCCTGCATTTCGCCCCGCCTCCCGCACACGGCATCCAGGACCCGCGTACGGCTTGGCTGCTGGCAGCGCTGGCGCAGCGGCCGAGTCTACCACAGCGGGTCATATACATTAGTACGACGGGCGTCTATGGCGATTGCGGCGGCGCGTGGGTCGGTGAGGCGAGCCGCTGCATGCCGCGGACCGATCGGGCGCGGCGCCGGGTCGACGCCGAACGCCGCCTGAGGCGTTTCGGCCGCCGCTGCGCAGTCGCTGTCAGCATCCTGCGCGCGCCGGGCATTTATGCTGCCGAGCGCCTGCCGCTCGCGCGTCTGCAGCGCGGCGAGCCGGTGCTGCTGGCCGCGCAGGACGTGCATACCAACCACATTCATGCCGATGACCTCGCGCAGCTCGCCTGTCTCGCGATCTTTCGCGGGCGACCGGGGCGGGTGTATAACGCCGTCGATGACACAAGCATGAAGATGGGAGACTATTTCGACTTCGCCGCGGATTTTTTTGGCGTTCCGCGGCCGCCGCGCATGAGCCGGGCCGACATCGCCGCGGCACTCTCGCCGATGGCGCTGTCGTTCATGTCGGAGTCGCGTCGCTTGTCGAACGAACGCATCCGGCGTGAATTGCGCGCCCGCCTGAAATATCCGACCGTGCGCGAAGGGTTCGCCGCGGCACGCAAGACTCGCGGAGGAAACATTTGA
- a CDS encoding CDP-6-deoxy-delta-3,4-glucoseen reductase, with amino-acid sequence MPFQISLEPGGQRFTADDDQTILEAALAAGLLLPYGCRDGACGACKGRVLSGEVDIGEVSASALPDAERAAGLALFCRARARSDLVLEARNVRRASDIPVRKLPCRVQRLRRAAPDVMIVDVKLPASETFRFHAGQYIDFILAGGGRRSFSIANAPDDADHLELHVRHVPGGQFTEHVFNAMKERDILRFEGPLGSFGLREDSTGAALLIVGGTGFAPIKSIVEHAIRTGERRPMTLYWGARDRAGLYLDDLARSWESTLPGFRYVPVLSESGPDDSWSGRTGLVHHAVMQDLPDLSVHEVYACGAPAMIDAARRDLVAERHLREEAFFSDAFTFASGAGR; translated from the coding sequence ATGCCGTTCCAGATTTCACTCGAGCCTGGCGGACAGCGCTTCACCGCCGACGACGACCAGACCATTCTCGAGGCGGCGCTCGCTGCGGGACTGCTGCTTCCCTACGGCTGCCGTGACGGCGCATGCGGCGCATGCAAGGGCCGGGTGCTCAGCGGCGAAGTCGACATCGGGGAGGTTTCGGCGAGCGCCCTGCCCGACGCGGAGCGCGCCGCCGGCCTCGCGCTGTTCTGCCGCGCCCGCGCCCGCAGCGACCTCGTCCTCGAAGCGCGCAACGTGCGCCGCGCCAGCGACATCCCGGTCAGGAAACTGCCGTGTCGCGTGCAGCGCCTGCGCCGCGCCGCGCCGGACGTGATGATCGTCGACGTGAAGCTGCCGGCCAGCGAAACTTTCCGCTTCCACGCCGGCCAGTACATCGACTTCATCCTCGCCGGCGGCGGTCGCCGCAGCTTCTCGATCGCCAACGCGCCGGACGATGCCGATCACCTCGAACTGCACGTCCGCCACGTTCCCGGCGGGCAGTTCACCGAACACGTGTTCAACGCGATGAAAGAGCGCGACATCCTGCGCTTCGAAGGCCCGCTCGGCAGCTTCGGCCTGCGCGAGGACTCCACCGGAGCGGCGCTGCTGATCGTCGGCGGCACCGGGTTCGCGCCGATCAAGAGCATCGTCGAGCACGCGATCCGCACCGGAGAACGACGGCCGATGACGTTGTACTGGGGCGCACGCGACCGCGCGGGTCTTTACCTGGACGACCTGGCCCGCTCCTGGGAATCGACGCTGCCCGGCTTCCGGTACGTTCCGGTCCTCTCGGAGTCGGGGCCCGACGACTCATGGAGCGGACGGACGGGCCTCGTCCACCACGCCGTGATGCAGGACCTTCCCGATCTCTCCGTCCATGAAGTCTATGCCTGCGGCGCGCCGGCGATGATCGACGCGGCGCGCCGGGACCTCGTTGCCGAGCGTCACCTGCGCGAAGAAGCTTTCTTCTCCGACGCCTTCACCTTCGCTTCCGGCGCGGGCCGCTGA